The genomic region ACCATTGATCGGCCTGGAATATATGGTCTGTGTGTTGGCCCTATCTCCTGGGCGACCGTGGCTCCCCTAACCCAGACTGACTGTATCTTAAATTACCATCTGACGGTGGGGCTATCACAGTGTGCTCACATGACCATGTAAGTACAGTGCAATGGCCCTGGTTGGACCATGTCATGGGCATGTGAATCGGCCCTTACAGAGGCACTCCTGGGTGGGGGAGCTACATTTGATGTCCATATGACAGGGTTTTCGCAATAAGGCGGTCCCTTTTTTTTAATCTGCTGGAGTGATGGAAGATATTTACTGAGAAAAGTTAACGTAACCTAGTTAGTAACTTATTTTACTGTCTCTACTAAAGCCCACAGATGATATTGTGCTCATGGCCCAAAGCCTGGAGAAGATGTTCCTGCAGAAAGTGGCGCAGatgccccaggaagagcaggagatCCCAAATACCGCTACTAAGAGCAAACATGTGAAATCGCCAAATGCCAAGTCACCAGGTAAGATTTTTAAACCTCATTTATATATCTCTTTTGTTTACCCACATGAGGAACAAAGctgacttgggctactttcatcAGAACAcagtatttttattatataatatattttacttCAAATTTATGGAAACCACCTTGACCGTTTTTCCCTTGTGATTTACAATActggaggtcatttatcaaagatcaTCGTTCTAAGCAGTCTTTGAAAGCCCCCATGATGAGACTCTGGTCTTTTCATAAATTAAGCACATCTTCTGGTAGTCTGTGCGTCTAGGTTGAAATCTACTCTTGTCCCTAACTGGAGTAGATTTGGAACATCCGTTACACCTGGGAACAGGTGAGGATGCCGTAAAATGTTGTGTTCACCTAAATTTAAGCCCACGCACGTTTTTACGCCATGATAAATTGCTTCCACTGTCTTCCTGTTGCAGTTAGGATAGAGAGAACACTTCTATATAGATGGGTAACCCCTTTTCAGTTTATTGCTGCAGTGAGGGGAAACATTGCACTGATTAATGTAATGTATGATCTCATTGAGTAACTATGTGTTTTTCGGGCGCGGTTATGTTCTatctgggaaaaaaaaatcaattgctGTGCTAAAGGAAGTtcaagagccaggacaggaagtagaatacattcAGTTACTTAATATATTCACATATAGGTTATTGGATGTGTCCCTTTTTAATATTGACGCTATTCGTTGTTACAGGTGGAATCACATCTGCACACCAAGTGCCAGCTGTCTCCTCCATGTCTCAGTCTACACTATACCCAAGTTCTCCTGAAGTGCCCACGACAGTCATTACTTTACCACATCCTGCAGTCCTGTCTAGCCCCATGCTGAAATCCATGGCCTCTGCTCAGACGTTGCTGCCAGTTCCAGCAGCCACACAGGCACTTTCTAAGGTAAGCTGCCACTTCTTATTTAACCTGTTTTCTTCAAGAGTGCTTGTACTGTATCTGACACTGTTTCCTCTCCTTAGAAGAAAGGGGTGAAAAGGAAAGCAGACACTACAACTCCAACCACCCCTGCTATTATTGCCACCAGTGGAGATTCCTCCCCTCTAACTCCATCAGAAAACAAGCCTGCTAAGATCCCTGCCCGTAGGGAAAGTGGCCGGCCGATCAAGCCGCCTCGAAAAGACCTGCCGGACTCTCAGCAGCATCAAACGTCTAAAAAAGGCAAGCTTTCCGAGCAACTCAAATACTGCAACGGCATACTTAAAGAAGTTCTCTCCAAGAAACATGCTGCCTATGCCTGGCCTTTTTACAAACCCGTGGATGCCTCTGCTCTGGGACTGCATGATTATCATGATATCATTAAATATCCCATGGATCTCAGCACCATTAAGGTGGGTTGAGGGACAGACATGGCCACACGTGTTTGCATTAatgaggacctttcatgtttttttttttttttttttattgagataAAGAACGTTCCTTGCGGGTACACGGGTTTCTcagtgggcatctccttctctctggctgtgacgctctccgatgtgattggattgtggcacagccagggagaaggcgaCTCCCATTGAGTGGGAAAAGTGCAGCGGGGGCGCAGGagcgatattttaaaaaaatcggaggtgggggggtaccccgcaagtaaaggtatttatctccattaattaaaaaaaaaaacacgaaaggtcctctttatgcACAATCTTTTGAGCTGTTGTAAGGAATATATGATCTTTATACCATTCGCGTTTGGTTATAATGGTATTCACTGATGTTTGTTTTTcttgtacagaaaaaaatggaaaataggGAATTCCACGATGCGCAAGAGTTCGCAGCAGACATCAGGCTTATGTTCTCAAACTGCTACAAGTATAATCCTCCAGATCATGACGTCGTTGCCATGGCAAGGAAATTGCAGGTGAGAATGAGAAGGGTGTTAAAATCttgaaaatcgtttttttttttttttttttttttttatgggcatCTAAACTGATCTGCTCTGTCTTCCTTCCAGGATGTGTTTGAATTCCGTTACGCTAAAATGCCAGATGAGCCAATGGTAGTTACTCCTCTGAGCACATCCACACAGCAGCCTCCCTCTGACTCCAAGTCTTCGTCTGAATCTTCCAGCGAGAGTAGCAGCGACAGCTCTGATGAGAGCGAGAGCTCGGATGACTCTGAGGAAGAGAGAGCGAACAGACTCGCAGAACTTCAGGAGCAGGTATGCTTACATAAGTCGAGTAATTATGTCAGAGCAGGGTTGCTTTACTGTACATATGTCCAAATTTTTGTTTTCGCGCACAAGGCGTGCTGTGCAAGCCGTAGTGTTTGCATGATACTTTTGAAGGGTAAAGTTTTATTTCGGGTCTTTGATCATTCcagtgtgtctctgcacagtttgCTGTCAGCACTGGCTTGTTTCAGACAAAcccacccccacccccttttGACTGGTAACCCTCAGTTAGCAGTTCATAAGCTTCTAGTGGGAATAATAGATGAACAGCATAACATACATAATTAGAATAGGTACTCCAGATGGGTCATTTCATGTGGAATACAATTAGTAAGTTGTATTAATGGGAGTTACCTGGCTATGTAGAATTGAGTCATCTCCATCCGTTTTGCCTTTGCATCAATATTGAGGGGGTGACTCTTGGGCTCCCTGTTGTTCAGCTATTTAAAGGGGCCTGAGGCGATCTGATAATGGAATTGCCAGCCATTAAAAAATGTATGGCGTTATGCCTAGTGACGGATACAGCGCTTGCTGTAGTATAGCcgctccttcaaacagctgattggtggcagTGCAGAGCTGGAACCCCATCTAATATCCTTAGTATTGGACAATATTTTTAAGGACCAGCTACAAATTGGGATTTAATGCAGTTTATTTAACACTTTCTAATGTTTACAGCTTCGTGCGGTACATGAGCAGCTCGCTGCTCTATCACAAGGTCCAATTTCGAagccaaagaagaagaaagaaaggaaggaaaaaaagaaaaagaagaaatctGAAAAGAAGAAAGTTAAAGAGGACGATGAATGGCGGTGTGgtaaagcacgcccatcacagAATAAAAAGTCCTCCAAGAAATCCTCATCTGGAGGGAACGCTAGCACAAGCAGCTCAGCTCCTGCGCTTTCAAAGTAAGCTTTTTCATCCTTTGCGGTTTATTTACTCTCTGCACATGCTCGTTCTGCAGTATTttgacttattttattttttacttcctcCTTCAGGAGTTCTAAGAAATTTTTAAAAtcactgcctccacctccaccagTCATGTATGactctgaagaagaggaggaaaccAAACCCATGACTTATGATGAGAAGCGGCAGTTGAGTTTAGACATCAACAAGCTACCTGGCGAGAAGCTGGGTCGCGTCGTACACATTATTCAGTCCCGGGAACCTTCACTACGAGATTCCAACCCCGAGGAGATTGAAATTGACTTTGAGACTCTAAAACCTTCCACTCTTAGGGAGCTTGAAAGATACGTGATGTCTTGTCTAAGAAAGAAGCCACGAAAGCTCTTTGGTGAGTCTCTTATCCCCAACTACTTTACTGGGAACAACTGCAAATATGGTGTAGTGTAGATAAGAGCAggaatctgaaaaaaaataaataaaaaataattacctTTTAAGTCTCCAGGCGCTCATACAGCAATGTCATGTAAGTCGTTTGCGTGACCTCTAGACTGATTCTAGCACAAGCTGCACATGACCGCTATAGTTAAGAACTGTGCAGGGGTCACGTGAACGATGTATGGGATGTCATCACTGCAGGACTGTAGCAGCCGGATATTTAATAGCGGTATTATGGTTATTTTTATGCTCATTCCTGTGCGTTCGacgcccgggacccccgccgatcagctgtttgtgaaggcagcagcgccgcggccttctcactgtttaccgctggcccagtgacgtcatgactagtatcgcCTGTGCGGAACTAAGCTCCattcagttaaaacaaactgtagaacctctttaagggtagtttcacactagcttttttcttttccagcgcagagttccgtcaaaagggctcaatgccggaaaagaactgatcaattttatccccatgcagtctgaatggagagcaatccattcaggatgtcttcagttcagtctttttgagtgTTCAGgtcggagataataccgcagcatgctacggttttatctccggctggaaaaaactgcctgaatgccgaatccggcatatTTTCTtttctccataggaatgtattcgtgccggatccggcattcaaaataccagaatgccgatctgaccttccggtctgcgcatgcacaaaccgaaaaaaattaatgccgggtgacaccggaaagacggatccggcattacaatgcatttttaagactgatcaggatcctgatcagtcttacaagtgccatcagttggcatacattttgccggatccggcaggcagtttcggcgacggaactgcttgccggatcactctcctgcaagtgtgaaagtggcctaagctgCATGTGCTGCAGAGTTCTAAACGGATTGTATAGTAGGATGGTTTATTATTATCTGATCCTTGGGGTTCTGACACCCAAGACCCCTGCAGATCTTAGCCTAATTCACCTGAATGGGCCAATCTGTTCCTAGGCCATTTGAACGactaatgtgatgtcactggcctaagaaaagCGGAGGGAAGGCCGCAGAGCTACtgtgagcgctggtgccttctcaaatagctgatcggggtCCCACAGATCAGATGCTTTAAGGCGAGGTGGCGCTCAAGCGAGTGCTGCGTCCTCTTCAAGACGCATAGTAATTATAAGGCCTCCTATTCACTTCAGGCTTGGTCATCAATCTCTAcctgctgcacaacccctttaaatgttaatGTAATCACATTACTGGTCATCAACCAGATTAAAGCTGGACAGGTAGGTCACCTCTGATGTCCAtgtgcagatttattggttacaataCACTAAGGCTCCAAAATGTCATACTTTCATAATAGCCTCCAGTAGCATAGAAAGTTcataaaatttttattaaaattggAAGAAAATAAGGCCCCAGACTGTTTGCATACCGTGGCCTCTAGACTTTGTCTATGAACTACCATGACCCTATAGATTTGTCTTTATGATTAtgcagttgtgtgtgtgtgtgtgtgtatgtatgtgtgtgtgtgtatgtatgtatatatatatatatatatatatatatatatatatatatatatatatatatatatatatatatatatatatatatatatatatta from Bufo gargarizans isolate SCDJY-AF-19 chromosome 9, ASM1485885v1, whole genome shotgun sequence harbors:
- the BRD2 gene encoding bromodomain-containing protein 2 isoform X3 — encoded protein: MDMGTIKRRLENNYYWSALECMQDFNTMFTNCYIYNKPTDDIVLMAQSLEKMFLQKVAQMPQEEQEIPNTATKSKHVKSPNAKSPGGITSAHQVPAVSSMSQSTLYPSSPEVPTTVITLPHPAVLSSPMLKSMASAQTLLPVPAATQALSKKKGVKRKADTTTPTTPAIIATSGDSSPLTPSENKPAKIPARRESGRPIKPPRKDLPDSQQHQTSKKGKLSEQLKYCNGILKEVLSKKHAAYAWPFYKPVDASALGLHDYHDIIKYPMDLSTIKKKMENREFHDAQEFAADIRLMFSNCYKYNPPDHDVVAMARKLQDVFEFRYAKMPDEPMVVTPLSTSTQQPPSDSKSSSESSSESSSDSSDESESSDDSEEERANRLAELQEQLRAVHEQLAALSQGPISKPKKKKERKEKKKKKKSEKKKVKEDDEWRCGKARPSQNKKSSKKSSSGGNASTSSSAPALSKSSKKFLKSLPPPPPVMYDSEEEEETKPMTYDEKRQLSLDINKLPGEKLGRVVHIIQSREPSLRDSNPEEIEIDFETLKPSTLRELERYVMSCLRKKPRKLFAPNSVLSALKKPMGKTKEEIAMEKKRELEKRLQDVSGQLNSAKKPPKKPHEKVESAQPISASRLSASSSSSDSDSSSSSTSSSSDTSDSDSG
- the BRD2 gene encoding bromodomain-containing protein 2 isoform X2, with product MEATLNPAFKRPPLDLNHAIMGQSVEGTPGKRIRKPSLLYEDFEGPNNMTSGVFGHGPQVSPPPPEVSNPKKPGRSTNQLQYLHKVVMKSLWKHQFSWPFRQPVDAVKLCLPDYHKIIKQPMDMGTIKRRLENNYYWSALECMQDFNTMFTNCYIYNKPTDDIVLMAQSLEKMFLQKVAQMPQEEQEIPNTATKSKHVKSPNAKSPGGITSAHQVPAVSSMSQSTLYPSSPEVPTTVITLPHPAVLSSPMLKSMASAQTLLPVPAATQALSKKGVKRKADTTTPTTPAIIATSGDSSPLTPSENKPAKIPARRESGRPIKPPRKDLPDSQQHQTSKKGKLSEQLKYCNGILKEVLSKKHAAYAWPFYKPVDASALGLHDYHDIIKYPMDLSTIKKKMENREFHDAQEFAADIRLMFSNCYKYNPPDHDVVAMARKLQDVFEFRYAKMPDEPMVVTPLSTSTQQPPSDSKSSSESSSESSSDSSDESESSDDSEEERANRLAELQEQLRAVHEQLAALSQGPISKPKKKKERKEKKKKKKSEKKKVKEDDEWRCGKARPSQNKKSSKKSSSGGNASTSSSAPALSKSSKKFLKSLPPPPPVMYDSEEEEETKPMTYDEKRQLSLDINKLPGEKLGRVVHIIQSREPSLRDSNPEEIEIDFETLKPSTLRELERYVMSCLRKKPRKLFAPNSVLSALKKPMGKTKEEIAMEKKRELEKRLQDVSGQLNSAKKPPKKPHEKVESAQPISASRLSASSSSSDSDSSSSSTSSSSDTSDSDSG
- the BRD2 gene encoding bromodomain-containing protein 2 isoform X1 → MEATLNPAFKRPPLDLNHAIMGQSVEGTPGKRIRKPSLLYEDFEGPNNMTSGVFGHGPQVSPPPPEVSNPKKPGRSTNQLQYLHKVVMKSLWKHQFSWPFRQPVDAVKLCLPDYHKIIKQPMDMGTIKRRLENNYYWSALECMQDFNTMFTNCYIYNKPTDDIVLMAQSLEKMFLQKVAQMPQEEQEIPNTATKSKHVKSPNAKSPGGITSAHQVPAVSSMSQSTLYPSSPEVPTTVITLPHPAVLSSPMLKSMASAQTLLPVPAATQALSKKKGVKRKADTTTPTTPAIIATSGDSSPLTPSENKPAKIPARRESGRPIKPPRKDLPDSQQHQTSKKGKLSEQLKYCNGILKEVLSKKHAAYAWPFYKPVDASALGLHDYHDIIKYPMDLSTIKKKMENREFHDAQEFAADIRLMFSNCYKYNPPDHDVVAMARKLQDVFEFRYAKMPDEPMVVTPLSTSTQQPPSDSKSSSESSSESSSDSSDESESSDDSEEERANRLAELQEQLRAVHEQLAALSQGPISKPKKKKERKEKKKKKKSEKKKVKEDDEWRCGKARPSQNKKSSKKSSSGGNASTSSSAPALSKSSKKFLKSLPPPPPVMYDSEEEEETKPMTYDEKRQLSLDINKLPGEKLGRVVHIIQSREPSLRDSNPEEIEIDFETLKPSTLRELERYVMSCLRKKPRKLFAPNSVLSALKKPMGKTKEEIAMEKKRELEKRLQDVSGQLNSAKKPPKKPHEKVESAQPISASRLSASSSSSDSDSSSSSTSSSSDTSDSDSG